Proteins from a genomic interval of Gossypium hirsutum isolate 1008001.06 chromosome A09, Gossypium_hirsutum_v2.1, whole genome shotgun sequence:
- the LOC107888721 gene encoding uncharacterized protein, producing MEGGDQWRMLKCAGGVQDKTIINRIMLRFRPIAPKPVTGDSASGESTFGNKNSGVTSMRVKRKYVRFCAKNNRRRRALDEAKDDKDGNKGSVTLQLMPERADLEKSAVVDSSGAGDHDLDRTVGDDYHQSHEDPPLLCLKLQKMVATDQEVAAAVMGLSDQATGRKVSVVESWVTVESITDSCMDEGDMGSCTDVDRMRNLDKDTYPGFISDGWHRVLWVNEAFKSMVGGEGAETAVGLVVKEGFKFPQGAFSCRVGLRYGDGKGKKKQSKMVPCDVWKMSFGGFAWRLDVKAALSLGL from the coding sequence ATGGAGGGCGGGGATCAATGGAGGATGCTAAAATGCGCTGGGGGTGTACAAGATAAGACGATAATCAACCGGATAATGCTCAGATTCAGGCCGATTGCTCCAAAACCGGTGACCGGAGACTCAGCTTCCGGTGAGTCGACGTTTGGTAACAAGAACTCAGGTGTTACAAGCATGAGAGTGAAGAGAAAATACGTTAGGTTTTGTGCGAAGAATAATAGGAGAAGAAGAGCCTTGGATGAAGCTAAAGACGATAAGGATGGAAATAAGGGTTCCGTAACCCTGCAGTTGATGCCTGAGAGAGCTGATCTAGAGAAATCAGCGGTTGTTGATAGCTCAGGGGCTGGTGATCATGATCTCGATCGGACGGTTGGTGATGATTATCATCAATCTCATGAGGACCCGCCGCTGCTGTGCTTGAAGTTGCAGAAAATGGTTGCAACAGATCAAGAAGTGGCGGCTGCGGTGATGGGGTTGTCGGATCAGGCGACGGGGAGGAAAGTGAGTGTTGTGGAGTCATGGGTGACGGTGGAGAGCATAACAGACAGCTGCATGGATGAAGGAGACATGGGGAGCTGTACGGACGTGGATAGAATGAGGAATCTGGATAAGGACACGTATCCAGGGTTCATATCGGACGGTTGGCACCGTGTTTTGTGGGTGAACGAGGCGTTCAAGAGCATGGTGGGCGGAGAAGGGGCTGAAACCGCGGTGGGGTTGGTGGTGAAAGAAGGGTTTAAATTCCCACAGGGTGCATTCTCGTGCCGGGTAGGGTTACGGTACGGAGAtggaaagggaaagaaaaagcaATCGAAAATGGTTCCTTGCGATGTGTGGAAGATGAGCTTTGGCGGATTTGCATGGAGGCTCGATGTTAAGGCTGCTCTCAGTTTGGGACTCTAA
- the LOC107888720 gene encoding uncharacterized protein: protein MNGEEKRSRVSYAGGAPDKMVINPIMLRFRPIAPKPVSGESGSDGVRFDNKNLLLCNPRAKRKYVRVRKNNMRRKKRSSSDQAHHDEASNNPQTIVTLQLLPEKTEGNGSINNQNGRVLGENQDPLYLCNLNFNNRWVDRLGAVEEPNRTVLMSQTRKATVVESWVTVESVTDSCMEVRQLGSTDVEMIKNLESDTCPGFISDGLNRVQWVNGAYKRMLMVVGEANDGRPPPEIMVWLVFKQELPRFCTAFSCKVRLQYTWHKEKFSRMLPCDVWKMEGSGGGGCLAWRLDVEAALSLGR from the coding sequence ATGAACGGTGAAGAGAAGCGGAGCAGGGTTAGCTACGCAGGTGGTGCACCAGATAAGATGGTGATAAACCCGATAATGTTAAGATTCCGGCCGATAGCCCCTAAACCGGTTTCCGGTGAGTCAGGTTCTGATGGGGTTCGGTTTGATAACAAAAATTTGTTGCTTTGTAATCCAAGAGCTAAAAGAAAGTACGTTAGGGTTCGAAAGAATAatatgagaagaaagaaaagatcaTCGTCAGATCAAGCTCATCATGATGAAGCTTCAAACAATCCTCAGACGATTGTTACTTTGCAGCTATTGCCTGAGAAAACTGAAGGGAACGGATCGATTAACAATCAAAACGGTAGAGTTTTGGGGGAAAATCAAGATCCACTTTATTTATGTAACTTGAACTTCAATAACCGTTGGGTTGATCGTTTGGGAGCTGTGGAAGAACCTAATCGGACGGTTCTGATGAGTCAAACGAGGAAAGCAACGGTGGTGGAGTCGTGGGTGACGGTGGAGAGCGTGACGGACAGTTGCATGGAAGTGAGACAGCTAGGGAGTACGGACGTGGAGATGATAAAGAATCTGGAGAGTGACACGTGTCCAGGGTTTATATCAGATGGTTTGAATAGGGTTCAGTGGGTTAATGGAGCTTACAAGAGGATGTTGATGGTAGTAGGGGAAGCAAATGACGGCCGGCCGCCACCGGAGATAATGGTCTGGCTTGTGTTCAAACAAGAATTGCCTAGGTTTTGCACTGCATTTTCATGCAAGGTAAGGTTGCAGTATACATGGCACAAGGAGAAGTTCTCAAGGATGTTGCCATGTGATGTCTGGAAAATGGAAGGCAGTGGTGGTGGTGGTTGTTTAGCGTGGCGGCTGGACGTCGAGGCTGCTCTCAGTCTCGGCCGGTGA